In one window of Brevibacillus laterosporus LMG 15441 DNA:
- a CDS encoding helix-turn-helix domain-containing protein codes for MAARVNVSAQVISNWERAYTNPNHDDIYRLATSLDVSADYMLFGSKHTRLVKEASSPYSDFEALYLSELEQLSEEDRKKVLEHIRYLRYLANQQQDHDK; via the coding sequence TTGGCTGCTCGTGTAAACGTCTCAGCACAAGTCATTTCTAACTGGGAGAGAGCTTACACGAATCCCAATCATGATGATATTTATCGACTCGCTACATCCTTGGACGTTTCTGCTGACTACATGCTATTTGGCAGCAAGCATACTAGGCTTGTTAAGGAAGCTTCTAGTCCCTATTCCGATTTTGAAGCCTTATATTTATCCGAATTAGAACAGCTATCAGAGGAAGATAGAAAAAAGGTGCTGGAACACATCCGTTACCTGCGCTATCTGGCAAATCAACAACAGGATCACGACAAATAG
- a CDS encoding helix-turn-helix domain-containing protein: MVHQNVERIRRAKGITKTHLAKILGLSLQGYRHITCGQVRLDVERLQIIANVLDVEPGIFFDDKLTDSVIKSMNQSKTA, translated from the coding sequence ATGGTTCATCAGAATGTCGAGAGAATCAGGCGGGCAAAAGGAATCACTAAGACGCATTTGGCAAAGATATTAGGTCTTTCATTACAAGGATACAGACATATTACGTGCGGGCAGGTGAGGCTTGATGTAGAACGCTTGCAGATTATTGCAAATGTATTAGACGTTGAACCAGGCATTTTTTTTGATGATAAACTAACGGATTCAGTTATAAAATCTATGAACCAATCTAAAACAGCTTGA
- a CDS encoding helix-turn-helix domain-containing protein produces MKGLAFQYQTFGEGMRKRRQDKNLSLSQLSKMTGVSKGVISKIECGETRKPEWRTIKPLAISLQIPWEEVIGYYAEVERRPKILLDLLSKSISLRQTPLIKKVALRFIQLPTEDSYELMEKLYECSRLVNDLPSRLTLFNLIVSYARERGMQKYLAKGLLQIYLVQRQDLKKLGESFQMGEEVLHYIVFLAQEERIDFLYKLALQAYALKKYEKCIALSKAGIREDQGSSELKARGYLAMINSLSRLGRYKAVERHLEQFQQLPYSFVTEATLLTRAILHARRQEYQVAIPLLKECLDTSSPSSKIHVVNELLDIFLTINNVKACEELFHQEKEWLYVNLQTPYKHLSVGKYYRFKGFHQMKAGYVDEGFESYSKSLLVYAKLNAFFEMNECINDILAHFVACSKAITVKQIEQLQRVYQQIVSENYQSRGA; encoded by the coding sequence ATGAAAGGATTGGCTTTCCAATACCAAACGTTTGGGGAAGGAATGAGAAAACGCAGACAGGACAAGAATTTAAGCCTGTCACAGCTATCCAAAATGACAGGAGTCAGCAAGGGGGTGATATCAAAAATAGAGTGTGGGGAAACCCGCAAACCCGAATGGCGAACCATTAAACCGCTAGCTATTTCCCTACAGATTCCGTGGGAAGAAGTCATTGGCTATTATGCAGAAGTGGAACGACGCCCTAAGATTTTACTTGATTTGCTCTCCAAATCCATTTCATTACGACAAACCCCACTGATTAAAAAAGTAGCGCTGCGTTTTATTCAACTGCCAACTGAGGATAGTTACGAGCTCATGGAAAAGCTGTATGAGTGCTCCCGTTTGGTTAATGACCTTCCTAGCCGTCTCACTTTATTCAATCTCATCGTAAGCTACGCTAGGGAAAGAGGAATGCAGAAATATCTAGCTAAAGGTCTGTTGCAAATTTATTTGGTGCAGCGGCAGGATTTAAAGAAGCTGGGAGAATCCTTTCAAATGGGAGAGGAGGTGTTGCATTACATTGTATTTTTGGCGCAGGAGGAAAGGATTGATTTCCTTTACAAATTGGCCCTGCAAGCCTATGCATTAAAGAAGTACGAAAAATGTATCGCCCTTAGTAAAGCAGGGATTCGAGAGGATCAGGGCAGTAGTGAATTAAAAGCGAGAGGCTATCTAGCTATGATTAATTCCCTTTCACGATTAGGGCGATACAAAGCTGTAGAGCGGCACCTAGAGCAATTTCAACAGCTTCCTTATTCTTTTGTAACTGAGGCAACCTTACTAACAAGAGCGATTTTACACGCAAGGCGACAAGAGTATCAAGTTGCTATCCCATTACTCAAAGAGTGTTTAGACACAAGCAGTCCGTCTTCTAAAATTCATGTGGTAAATGAGCTTCTGGATATTTTCCTTACCATTAATAATGTGAAAGCCTGCGAAGAGTTATTTCATCAAGAAAAAGAGTGGCTGTATGTGAACCTGCAAACACCGTACAAGCATTTATCGGTAGGGAAATATTATCGGTTCAAAGGATTTCATCAAATGAAGGCAGGCTATGTGGATGAGGGATTTGAGAGTTACAGCAAGAGTCTACTGGTCTATGCAAAACTAAATGCTTTTTTTGAAATGAATGAATGCATCAATGATATCTTGGCTCATTTTGTAGCTTGCTCCAAGGCTATAACGGTAAAGCAAATCGAACAATTGCAACGTGTGTATCAACAGATTGTTTCTGAAAACTATCAGAGTAGGGGTGCGTAA
- a CDS encoding O-methyltransferase, translating to MQAPNKWAEVDQYFNSMLLPSDPILEGVLQANANSGMPAIDVAPNQGKFLYLLAKIRGAKKILEIGTLGGYSSIWLARALPEDGQLISLEYEQAFAQVAKENIKKAGLAEKVTILVGPALETLPTLQEKGLTGFDMIFIDADKQNNPHYLQWAIKLCNPGAIILGDNVVRNGEVIDPENGDDRIQGIRQFFDLLAAEPRIEATAIQTVGSKGYDGFALGVVKG from the coding sequence ATGCAAGCACCTAACAAATGGGCTGAGGTTGATCAGTATTTCAACAGTATGCTACTTCCGTCTGATCCAATTCTAGAAGGAGTTCTCCAAGCAAATGCTAATTCCGGCATGCCTGCCATTGATGTCGCACCAAACCAAGGGAAGTTCTTATACCTGCTAGCCAAAATAAGAGGGGCAAAGAAGATTTTAGAAATAGGGACACTTGGTGGGTACAGCAGTATCTGGCTTGCTCGTGCCTTGCCAGAAGATGGCCAGCTTATTTCCTTAGAATATGAGCAAGCATTCGCTCAGGTCGCGAAAGAGAATATAAAAAAAGCGGGGCTCGCTGAAAAAGTAACCATTCTTGTAGGCCCTGCACTAGAAACACTCCCGACCCTTCAAGAAAAAGGGCTGACGGGCTTCGATATGATTTTTATTGATGCCGATAAACAAAACAACCCCCATTATTTACAATGGGCTATAAAGCTTTGCAATCCAGGGGCAATTATTCTGGGAGATAATGTGGTACGTAATGGAGAAGTGATCGATCCCGAGAATGGAGATGACCGTATTCAGGGTATTCGGCAATTCTTTGATCTGCTAGCTGCTGAGCCCCGGATTGAAGCAACGGCTATCCAAACCGTGGGGAGCAAAGGTTATGACGGCTTCGCTCTTGGTGTCGTAAAAGGATAG
- a CDS encoding RNA polymerase sigma factor, translating into MQDDKKIIEQVLQGNKEAYAELIDRHQTKVFFILKKMLGHSQNHQDIVQEIFIKAYYHLSEYRSNYDFSAWLYRIAVNHCLDELRKQKRTPSVVQAEIMLVDRHTPEEEYLEKEQRLFVRQRMLTLEEKYRKVLDMRYFQYLSYEEISKKLSVPISTIRMRLSRGKMKLRESIEKIAKRGDSRQ; encoded by the coding sequence ATGCAGGACGACAAAAAAATCATTGAGCAGGTTCTTCAAGGCAATAAAGAAGCATACGCAGAGCTCATTGATAGACATCAAACAAAGGTATTTTTTATCTTGAAAAAAATGCTAGGTCACTCGCAAAATCATCAGGATATCGTTCAGGAGATTTTTATTAAAGCCTACTACCATTTATCCGAATATAGATCAAATTATGATTTTTCCGCATGGCTGTACCGTATTGCTGTCAATCATTGTCTTGATGAGCTACGAAAACAGAAGCGCACACCGTCGGTAGTCCAAGCGGAAATCATGCTGGTTGATAGGCATACACCGGAGGAGGAGTATCTGGAAAAAGAACAACGATTGTTCGTAAGGCAGAGGATGCTGACACTGGAGGAGAAGTATAGAAAGGTATTGGACATGCGCTACTTTCAGTATTTAAGCTATGAGGAGATCAGTAAAAAGCTATCGGTTCCCATCAGTACCATCCGCATGCGTCTGTCACGAGGAAAAATGAAGCTTCGGGAATCAATTGAAAAAATAGCGAAGAGGGGAGACTCTCGCCAATGA
- a CDS encoding DUF4179 domain-containing protein — protein MKCLSTEELDAYLSNELSLAKSNQVDGHLQNCKHCQQQFIEYVDQLETNNDRAEQTIDTRIVAHELVAKLPPYPIYALKRKQYVNRQEEMHRRKRGIGILKKTSLLVAGLTVVVLIGPVIFSPLAIYVNGLYASLHSEDTTVLMNHRIDQEIHNNQKEWMKQLNAKSTDQGITLEVKEVFADTRKIELITSIEGERGETSEGLALMKDVHFQIKDKAGRIYEADGEASSFPRKQRLGANLVLLSRDLTPIFYEAQKIPNELMIEISTKKIGNTTGNWKVEIPLDLSKAKAATKTVAINKRYTSPQGISFHLREISFAPSSTQLVIDTNIPKGAYHDRFSYQLVDEQGTVLAGWSDYDQRLFTWSEFNQSSFKRNDVRHNPFLDETEKNPVNIFKNQVNRFYVTTKDQHLRLLANSYPLPKDKKMMFTLHSIYKVEPVEVSTKLNLEQLSTKPVKVEDQGSLFIFKDVKYEAKNQSTKETYTETSIVMEGILAKDIVYVDEWEVKDEKGNTYIAIFDRGVGRNSNGNAVMNGELRIQQLEKLPKELTITYKRKIKEDRNVEWEVPIQVGK, from the coding sequence ATGAAATGTCTGAGCACAGAAGAGTTAGATGCTTATCTAAGTAATGAACTATCTTTAGCTAAAAGCAATCAAGTAGATGGACATCTACAAAACTGTAAGCATTGTCAGCAACAATTCATAGAGTATGTGGATCAATTGGAAACAAACAACGATAGAGCTGAACAAACAATAGATACAAGAATAGTGGCTCACGAGCTTGTTGCAAAGCTTCCGCCTTATCCCATTTATGCATTAAAACGAAAGCAATATGTTAATCGCCAAGAAGAGATGCATCGGCGAAAAAGGGGAATAGGCATCTTGAAAAAAACCTCCCTTCTTGTAGCTGGGTTAACCGTAGTTGTTTTAATCGGTCCAGTGATATTTTCGCCGCTTGCCATCTATGTGAACGGTTTGTATGCTAGCCTTCATTCCGAAGACACGACTGTGTTGATGAATCATCGCATCGATCAAGAGATACATAATAATCAAAAAGAATGGATGAAACAACTAAATGCAAAGTCGACGGATCAGGGAATTACATTAGAAGTAAAAGAAGTGTTTGCCGATACGAGAAAGATTGAACTAATCACCTCGATTGAAGGAGAAAGGGGAGAGACCTCTGAAGGATTGGCTCTCATGAAGGATGTTCATTTTCAGATAAAAGATAAAGCTGGGAGAATCTATGAAGCAGATGGGGAAGCATCCAGTTTTCCAAGAAAGCAGCGACTTGGTGCTAATTTGGTATTGTTAAGTCGAGATCTTACTCCCATTTTCTATGAAGCTCAAAAAATACCGAACGAACTAATGATTGAAATTAGCACAAAAAAAATAGGCAATACAACAGGCAACTGGAAGGTAGAAATTCCACTAGACCTGTCGAAAGCAAAAGCGGCCACAAAAACAGTAGCTATTAATAAGCGATATACGAGTCCCCAAGGCATCTCCTTTCATCTTAGAGAGATTAGCTTTGCTCCTAGCTCCACACAACTCGTAATTGATACCAATATTCCAAAAGGAGCCTACCATGATAGGTTTAGCTATCAATTGGTTGATGAACAGGGAACGGTTCTCGCTGGATGGAGTGATTATGATCAACGACTTTTCACATGGAGTGAATTCAATCAAAGCTCTTTCAAAAGAAATGATGTTCGTCATAACCCGTTTCTAGATGAAACAGAAAAAAATCCTGTTAACATTTTTAAAAATCAAGTAAATCGCTTTTATGTGACCACAAAGGATCAGCATTTAAGGCTTTTAGCCAATTCCTATCCGTTACCAAAGGATAAGAAAATGATGTTTACCTTACACTCTATTTATAAGGTTGAACCTGTTGAGGTCAGTACAAAGCTTAATCTTGAGCAATTATCTACCAAGCCAGTTAAAGTAGAAGATCAGGGAAGTCTCTTCATTTTTAAGGATGTGAAGTACGAGGCCAAGAATCAGAGTACAAAAGAAACATATACAGAGACCAGTATTGTGATGGAGGGAATTTTGGCGAAGGATATTGTCTATGTAGATGAGTGGGAGGTAAAAGACGAAAAAGGCAATACGTATATTGCTATATTTGACAGAGGAGTAGGTAGAAATTCAAATGGCAATGCTGTAATGAATGGGGAATTGAGAATTCAACAGCTAGAAAAATTGCCTAAGGAGCTAACCATTACTTATAAGCGTAAAATAAAAGAGGATCGAAATGTGGAGTGGGAGGTACCGATACAGGTGGGGAAATAG
- a CDS encoding TrkH family potassium uptake protein, with amino-acid sequence MLLSYKKRRLSSVQIIVMFYLSSVILAALLLWLPIFHQPGVSISFVDSLFTAASAISVTGLTVIQISEVFNQSGIILLTLFFQIGGIGIMTLGTFLWMMLGQRIGLEQRKWIATDHNRPTLSGLVKLTRSILLLTILIELIGTLLLGSYFFWTGYQTDWYTAYYYGYFVSISAFTNAGFDIFGNSLLSFSGDYFVQSINMILIICGAIGFPVLIELVSYATHRQGQYRFTFSLFTKVTTLTFFTLIVVGTLLFYFFEKNAFLQDKTWHEALFYSLFQSVSTRSGGLATMDIGLLSTPTLVMLSGMMFIGASPSSVGGGIRTTTFFVLIATIYTYMRGQKDVKVFGRELVQEDVIKSFMVFFVAIIMVFTAVIFMVWFEDLSMQAILFEVCSAFGTTGLSMGITSELSTPGKLILIIMMVIGRIGIINLLLFLKKDAPSVRYHYPKERMIIGQ; translated from the coding sequence TTGCTGCTCTCTTATAAAAAACGGCGCTTAAGCTCCGTACAAATTATTGTCATGTTTTATCTTAGCAGTGTTATCCTCGCTGCATTACTTCTCTGGTTACCCATCTTTCACCAGCCTGGCGTATCTATATCTTTTGTAGATTCTTTATTTACGGCAGCCAGTGCGATTAGCGTAACGGGTCTAACCGTCATCCAAATTAGTGAAGTGTTTAATCAGAGCGGAATTATTTTACTCACCTTGTTCTTTCAAATAGGTGGAATCGGCATTATGACCTTAGGTACCTTTTTGTGGATGATGCTTGGACAACGAATCGGCTTAGAACAAAGAAAATGGATTGCTACGGACCACAATCGTCCCACTCTATCGGGATTGGTCAAACTAACGCGAAGTATTTTATTGCTCACCATCTTAATTGAGCTAATCGGTACGCTATTGCTAGGCAGTTATTTCTTTTGGACTGGCTATCAGACTGATTGGTATACCGCCTACTATTATGGCTACTTTGTTTCCATTAGTGCATTTACCAATGCTGGATTCGATATCTTTGGTAATTCCCTGCTCAGCTTCTCGGGGGATTATTTTGTCCAAAGCATCAATATGATCCTCATCATCTGTGGAGCGATCGGGTTTCCTGTGCTGATAGAACTGGTCAGCTACGCAACTCATCGACAAGGTCAATATCGCTTTACGTTTTCCTTATTCACAAAGGTAACAACCTTGACTTTCTTCACACTAATCGTGGTTGGGACACTGCTCTTTTACTTTTTTGAAAAGAATGCCTTTTTACAGGATAAAACCTGGCATGAGGCACTTTTTTACTCCCTGTTCCAATCTGTTTCTACACGAAGCGGCGGTTTAGCCACGATGGATATCGGCTTACTGTCCACCCCTACCCTTGTCATGCTATCCGGCATGATGTTTATCGGGGCTTCTCCAAGCAGTGTGGGGGGCGGGATTCGGACAACTACGTTTTTCGTTCTAATTGCGACCATATATACTTATATGCGTGGACAAAAGGATGTAAAAGTATTTGGTCGTGAGCTAGTCCAAGAAGATGTCATCAAATCGTTTATGGTGTTCTTTGTCGCAATCATCATGGTGTTCACGGCAGTTATTTTCATGGTGTGGTTCGAGGACCTGTCGATGCAGGCCATTTTATTTGAAGTCTGTTCGGCCTTTGGTACAACTGGCTTGTCGATGGGAATTACTTCAGAATTAAGTACACCTGGTAAGCTCATTCTCATCATCATGATGGTGATTGGACGGATTGGGATTATCAACCTATTACTATTCTTAAAAAAAGATGCCCCGTCTGTTCGTTATCATTATCCAAAAGAGCGGATGATTATTGGTCAATAG
- a CDS encoding 3-ketoacyl-ACP reductase has protein sequence MDFKGKKALITGAGKGIGRAIAVALAKEGTHLGLVARTESDLQELATELAKIYGVTVHIATADISKRSDVEAAYAKMKAELGSIDILINNAGTATFGTVTDMDPAEWERIVAVNLFGTYYMTYAALPDMIAQNSGNIINVASTAGERGFATGSAYCASKFAVMGFTESLLQEVRKHNIRVTALTPSTVNTELAVNAGLKIGAEDHMMQPEDVAELALATLRLPERVFIKTSGIWTTNPQ, from the coding sequence ATGGATTTTAAAGGAAAAAAAGCGTTAATTACCGGAGCAGGAAAAGGAATTGGACGTGCGATTGCCGTCGCTTTGGCAAAAGAAGGAACCCATCTAGGTTTGGTCGCCCGCACAGAATCTGATCTACAGGAGTTAGCTACTGAGCTTGCCAAAATCTATGGTGTTACAGTTCATATTGCAACTGCTGATATTTCAAAACGCAGTGATGTGGAAGCCGCGTATGCCAAAATGAAAGCAGAGCTTGGTTCTATAGATATCCTGATCAATAATGCTGGTACTGCTACTTTCGGTACAGTTACAGACATGGACCCAGCAGAGTGGGAACGCATCGTTGCTGTGAATTTGTTTGGAACCTACTACATGACATATGCGGCATTGCCTGATATGATCGCTCAAAACAGCGGAAATATCATCAATGTAGCTTCTACTGCTGGAGAACGCGGTTTTGCGACAGGCTCTGCGTATTGTGCTTCTAAATTCGCCGTAATGGGCTTTACAGAATCCCTATTGCAAGAGGTGCGCAAACACAACATTCGCGTCACAGCGCTAACTCCAAGTACTGTCAACACCGAGCTAGCTGTTAATGCCGGTCTAAAAATCGGTGCAGAGGATCACATGATGCAGCCAGAGGATGTAGCAGAGCTAGCCTTAGCCACCCTGCGCTTGCCTGAGCGTGTCTTTATTAAAACATCTGGAATTTGGACCACGAATCCACAATAA
- a CDS encoding SDR family oxidoreductase — protein MDKQVVVITGAGSGLGASLAKRYSEQGFHVCLLGRTKAKLERIAEQLTGSYSIHEGDVANKQAIMKIMDSILNAYNRIDVLINNAGTGSFDLAENLTEEAVHHMIDINLKGTIFSTQAVVKQMKEQNYGTIINIVSTAGKVGKANESVYCASKFGVRGFTESLAIELKETPIQVVGIYMGGMKTEFWDGIFTEERMKHLMEPDDVADVIMANVKPRQRLVVSEVVIQNQK, from the coding sequence ATGGACAAACAGGTTGTTGTGATTACAGGGGCAGGAAGCGGGTTAGGTGCTTCTTTAGCGAAACGTTACTCGGAGCAAGGCTTTCATGTTTGCTTGCTTGGACGAACCAAGGCAAAGCTTGAACGGATAGCTGAGCAATTGACTGGCAGTTATTCTATCCACGAAGGCGATGTTGCGAATAAACAAGCCATCATGAAAATCATGGACTCCATTCTCAATGCGTATAATAGAATTGATGTATTGATCAACAATGCGGGGACAGGAAGCTTTGATTTGGCTGAAAACCTCACCGAGGAAGCTGTTCACCACATGATTGATATTAATCTAAAAGGAACGATTTTTAGTACTCAGGCAGTAGTAAAGCAAATGAAAGAGCAGAATTACGGAACGATCATTAATATCGTATCTACGGCCGGCAAAGTAGGAAAAGCAAATGAGTCTGTCTACTGTGCCAGCAAATTTGGTGTGAGAGGCTTTACAGAGAGCTTAGCCATTGAGCTAAAAGAGACGCCTATACAAGTAGTCGGAATCTACATGGGAGGCATGAAAACGGAATTCTGGGATGGTATTTTCACAGAAGAACGCATGAAGCACCTGATGGAACCGGATGATGTTGCTGATGTTATTATGGCAAATGTAAAGCCAAGACAACGCCTAGTGGTATCTGAAGTGGTCATTCAAAACCAAAAATAA
- a CDS encoding LysR family transcriptional regulator — protein sequence MEWQQILYFRKVAQTQHITRSAELLNVSQPALSRAIARLEEELNTPLFERKGRNIVLNQYGELFLKRVERAIQEIEEGKQEIQDLINPDHGKIQIAFLHSLGIEVVPEFIRSFRLQYPQVSFHLHQASMDQIVEQLKTGLIDIALFSMLEPIDEVHWEPLITEELFLIVSKTHPLANRTQIELKEIANEPFISFKQGYGLRTLTDTLCKQAGFTPAITFEGEEIATIAGLVAVKLGVSLVPDVNVLDKSKVSLLRVLDPGCERTIGLAWKEKRYLSPVARRFISFVKEHYI from the coding sequence ATGGAGTGGCAACAAATTTTATATTTTCGCAAGGTAGCACAGACGCAGCACATTACACGATCGGCAGAGCTGTTAAATGTGTCCCAACCCGCCTTAAGTAGAGCAATTGCTCGTTTGGAGGAAGAGTTAAATACGCCTTTGTTTGAGCGAAAAGGGCGAAATATCGTGCTAAATCAATACGGGGAGCTATTCTTAAAGCGAGTGGAGCGAGCCATTCAGGAGATAGAAGAGGGGAAGCAGGAAATTCAGGACCTGATTAACCCTGATCACGGCAAAATACAGATCGCTTTTTTACATTCCTTAGGAATTGAAGTAGTCCCCGAATTTATTCGTTCGTTTCGTCTGCAATATCCACAGGTCAGCTTTCATTTACATCAAGCATCCATGGATCAGATTGTAGAACAGCTCAAAACGGGTTTAATTGATATTGCCCTGTTTTCCATGTTAGAGCCAATAGATGAGGTGCATTGGGAGCCTTTAATTACAGAGGAGCTGTTTCTCATTGTTTCCAAGACGCATCCTTTGGCAAATCGGACACAGATCGAGCTAAAGGAGATTGCCAATGAACCTTTTATTTCCTTCAAGCAGGGGTATGGTCTGCGAACCTTGACCGATACGCTTTGTAAGCAAGCTGGCTTTACTCCCGCTATCACCTTTGAAGGAGAGGAGATTGCTACAATAGCTGGTCTGGTGGCCGTTAAATTGGGAGTAAGTCTTGTTCCAGATGTAAACGTGCTGGATAAATCGAAGGTATCACTCTTACGTGTGCTAGATCCAGGCTGTGAACGAACCATTGGACTCGCATGGAAAGAAAAGCGTTATTTGTCTCCTGTTGCAAGAAGGTTCATCTCATTTGTAAAGGAACATTATATCTAA
- a CDS encoding MFS transporter produces the protein MSYIKQGSSAFRRTNIALFAGGLNTFAILYCTQPLLPEFTKEFQVSPTLASLSLSVTTMALAISLLFLGSLSEAWGRKPIMIVSLIGASLLAVCTAFSYQFQILLGIRILVGMVLAGLPAIAMAYLGEEIDKNSLGVAMGLYISGNSIGGMGGRIITGTLTDLFNWHVALIGIGVLSLLCTILFWIMLPPSRHFSPRKLEVKTLAKSLWSHCTDQRLLYLYGLGFLLMGSFVTLYNYIGYQLVEPPYSLSQTIVGWIFIVYLVGTFSSTWMGKMADRLGRAKMLWMSLVIMFGGIGLTLEPHLFSKIAGIAIFTFGFFGGHSIASSWVGRLATHDKAQASSLYLFFYYAGSSLGGTFGGLFWSLFGWAGVVGMIGGFIVIAFVLLMKLSHVEQSPAALRIQ, from the coding sequence ATGAGTTATATCAAGCAAGGGTCAAGCGCATTTCGCAGAACCAACATAGCGTTGTTTGCAGGAGGGTTAAATACATTTGCTATTCTGTACTGCACACAGCCTTTGTTACCTGAATTCACGAAGGAATTTCAGGTTTCTCCAACGCTGGCCAGTCTTTCCTTATCTGTAACCACGATGGCTTTAGCCATAAGTTTGTTATTTCTCGGTTCATTGTCAGAGGCGTGGGGACGCAAACCGATTATGATTGTTTCCTTGATTGGAGCTTCGTTGTTGGCAGTGTGTACGGCATTTAGCTATCAATTTCAAATATTACTTGGCATTCGAATACTGGTCGGAATGGTTCTCGCTGGGTTACCGGCTATTGCCATGGCTTATCTGGGTGAAGAAATTGACAAAAATAGCTTAGGCGTAGCAATGGGGCTATATATAAGCGGAAATTCGATTGGTGGAATGGGCGGACGAATCATCACAGGGACGCTAACCGATTTGTTTAACTGGCATGTGGCTCTGATTGGAATTGGTGTGTTGAGCCTCTTGTGCACGATTTTGTTCTGGATTATGCTTCCACCCTCCAGACATTTTTCACCGCGCAAACTAGAAGTAAAGACATTAGCAAAATCACTCTGGAGCCATTGTACGGACCAACGCTTGCTTTATTTATATGGACTTGGCTTTCTGCTAATGGGCAGCTTTGTGACGTTATATAATTACATCGGCTATCAGTTGGTTGAGCCGCCATATTCCCTTTCGCAAACAATCGTTGGCTGGATTTTTATTGTGTATTTAGTCGGTACGTTTAGCTCTACTTGGATGGGCAAGATGGCAGACAGACTTGGGCGCGCTAAAATGCTGTGGATGTCTTTAGTTATTATGTTTGGGGGCATTGGACTTACATTGGAGCCTCATTTATTTAGTAAAATTGCGGGAATTGCCATCTTTACATTTGGCTTTTTTGGCGGGCATTCGATCGCCAGCAGCTGGGTAGGTAGATTAGCTACTCATGATAAAGCACAGGCTTCCTCCTTGTACCTATTCTTCTATTATGCTGGATCGAGTTTAGGTGGGACGTTTGGTGGTTTGTTCTGGTCGTTATTTGGATGGGCCGGAGTTGTTGGAATGATTGGGGGCTTTATCGTGATTGCCTTCGTATTGCTTATGAAGCTCTCTCATGTAGAGCAGTCTCCAGCAGCATTACGTATTCAGTAA